A genomic region of Prionailurus bengalensis isolate Pbe53 chromosome D1, Fcat_Pben_1.1_paternal_pri, whole genome shotgun sequence contains the following coding sequences:
- the LOC122482510 gene encoding olfactory receptor 145-like, producing MSQKRMAPTNASFVAEFMLVGLTDLPDLQLPLFCLFLVMYVVTVLGNLGLITLIGLNSHLHIPMYFFLSNLSFIDLCYASVFTPKMLINFTSKKNIISYRGCMTQFYFFCFFIISECYVLTSMAYDRYVAICNPLLYNVVMSPKVCSSLMLGSYLMAFSGAVAHTGSMLRLTFCDANTINHYLCDILPLLQLSCTSTYVNELVVFIVVGINIIVPSVTIFVSYGCILSSILRISSTEGRSKAFSTCSSHIIAVSLFFGSGAFTYLKPSSALSMHKGKISSVFYTNVVPMMNPLIYSLRNKDVKTALRKTLSRRRF from the coding sequence AAGAATGGCTCCTACAAATGCCTCTTTTGTGGCTGAATTTATGCTGGTAGGGCTAACAGACCTACCAGATCTCCAGCTCCCCCTGTTCTGCCTGTTTCTAGTCATGTATGTGGTCACTGTGTTAGGAAATTTGGGCTTGATAACTCTAATTGGGCTGAATTCACACCTACATAtccccatgtactttttcctctcCAATTTGTCCTTCATAGACCTCTGTTATGCTTCTGTGTTTACACCCAAAATGCTGATTAATTTcacatcaaagaaaaatattatctccTATAGGGGGTGCATGACccaattctactttttttgtttttttatcatttccGAATGCTATGTGCTGACATCAATGGCCTATgatcgctatgtggccatctgtaaCCCACTTTTGTATAATGTTGTCATGTCCCCTAAAGTGTGTTCCAGCCTTATGCTTGGTTCATATTTGATGGCATTTTCGGGTGCTGTGGCTCACACAGGAAGCATGCTGAGACTGACCTTCTGTGATGCAAACACCATCAACCATTATTTGTGTGACATCCTCCCCCTTCTCCAGCTCTCCTGCACAAGCACCTACGTGAATGAGCTGGTGGTTTTCATCGTGGTGGGCATCAACATCATTGTGCCCAGTGTCACCATCTTTGTGTCTTATGGttgcatcctctccagcatcctcCGCATCAGCTCCACTGAGGGCAGGTCCAAAGCGTTCAGCACCTGCAGTTCCCACATAATTGCTGTTTCCTTATTCTTTGGATCAGGTGCATTTACATATCTCAAACCATCGTCTGCTCTGTCTATGCATAAGGGGAAAATCTCTTCTGTCTTTTATACCAATGTGGTTCCCATGATGAACCCTTTAATCTACAGCTTGAGAAACAAAGATGTTAAAACTGCTCTCAGAAAAACCCTCAGTAGGAGAAGGTTTTGA